The Mycolicibacterium mucogenicum DSM 44124 genomic sequence GCGACCTGCTGATTTACGGGATACGCTCCCGGCACCCTGCTGGGAGGAGATCGACTTATGGCAGACGCAGAGACCGAACCGGTGGCAAACGCCCACACCGCATCGGCACCGACGGGTTGGTTCACCACCGACACCGGCAAGGTGCTGATAATCGGGGGCGGTTCCGTCCTCATCCTGCTGATCCTGTTGGGAATCGGGTCGCTTGCCGGATTCGAAATCCCGCCACCCGCGCCGGAGCCACCGGCCGCCCCGACCAGTTCCACCACGTCGGCTCCCGCCGCCACGTCGTCGGCCTCGACGACCACCACACCGGTACCCTCGCCTGCGCCGGCACCGGTCCCCGCACCGACGACGACCGCGCCCCCGAGCCCCGTGCCCGTGCCACCGACCCATCCTTCGACGGCGACGACCCAGGCTCCGACGACCTACACGCCGCCGCCCGCCCGGCAGTACACGCCGCCGGCCAGCGCTCCCGAGCCCCCGCCCGCCGCGTCACCGTCCGCGACCGCGACCGCGACGGCGAGCTCGGAAGCCCCCGCAGCGCCCAATCCGCCGCAGTTCAACGTCATTCGCACGACCAACGGCGTGGCGCGGCCGATTCCAGGTAACGGCTAGCAGGGCGACCCGAGCGCGCACACAAAACTGCACGGCCGTTAATGTCGTTGGAGTGTCACAGCAACTTCCCAGTTCCACGGTGTCCCCGTCGTGGCAGAAGCGGTTCGATTTCTTCAACACCTACGGCCTGCCGAACTCGACGCCCGAGTCGAAGGCGGCCTACAAGGCGCTGACGTTCATGGAGCGGGTGAAGCTGACCTCGAACATCCTGGCGTTCCTGTTCGGCCCCATCTACTTCTTCGTCAAGGGCATGTGGCGCAAGGGGCTGACGCTGCTCGGGATCTTCGTCGCGGTCGAGGTGGTACTCG encodes the following:
- a CDS encoding DUF2628 domain-containing protein, producing MSQQLPSSTVSPSWQKRFDFFNTYGLPNSTPESKAAYKALTFMERVKLTSNILAFLFGPIYFFVKGMWRKGLTLLGIFVAVEVVLVVLNVSDSLARAIGFGLAAIGMSTANYAYYLHVVRGSQSWNLFEGHGRQR